Part of the Kushneria marisflavi genome, AGGTCACACTGACCCAGCCCGTACCGGTGGATGCCTACGATGTCAGTCCGGGCACCGGCAGCTTTATCGTCATTGATCGTCTGACCAATCTGACCGTTGGCGCCGGCATGATCCGCCAGGCCGCCGACAGTGCCGATAATGGTGGCACCGTCGACTGGCAGGCCTTTGAGGTAGAGCTCAACGATCTGATTCGTCGTCACTTCCCGCACTGGGAAGCGAAAGACGTGCGCGATATCTTCAAGCGCTGAAGATATCCGCTGATCGATTCACGCCCGGCCTTGTGTCGGGCGTTGTCGTATGGGGCCCGGTCGCTGATGCGCTGCAAGGCATGTCCCGCCGGGTATTCCATCCGGTTTCAAATCGTTGCGCCGTCTCACTATACTCGCACCGCTTATCAAACCGTCAGGCAGCGTGCGTCCTGTCCCGGGCGGCGTTTTTATCGTGACAACCGGAACAATATCATGAATATCGCAAGGGGAAGGCGAGCGCTGCTGGCGGCCACGGGTGGTCTGATGCTTTCGCAGGCAGGGGCTGCGAAAGCCGAAGTCACGCTGCTGTCGCCTGCCGAACAGCCACGCACGGCGCTTGAGCGCGTTGAGGTCAAGGTCGGCGGCAGCATCAGGCCACAGTATTTCAATGAGATGGGCGGCGGCGATGACGGCAGCTACAAGCACCGCGGCTATGACGGGGGCACGCGCTTTCGCCTGCACGTCAACTATCACTTGAGCGATGATCTGACGCTTTTGAGTTACGGCGAGCTGGGCGTAAATACGGCAAAAGCCATGGGCTGGCATGACCATTACGATCGGGAGAGCGCCGATAGCGCGACCAACCGTCGCCAGGTGTATTTTGGCTTTGAAAGCGACCGCTATGGCCGTTTCACCGCCGGCAAGCAAAACAGCGTCTATTACGACACCGTCGGGGTGAGCACGGATGTCTGGGATTACAACCAGTTCGCCCAGGCACCGGGCGTCGGGGTCGACGGCAGTTACGATGGCTCCTATCGCGCGCGTAAAAGCCTGCGCTATTCCAACGGCACCGAAGACTTCACACTCTTTGCCGGCTGGCTGTTTCCCGATGATGACCTGCATCTGGACGGCCCCTATGATTATCGCCGCCGTAGCGGCGGCTCGCTGGGCTTTCGATGGCGTCTTACGGATGACCTGACGCTGGGCGCGGCTTATGCCAATACCTCTGCCGAGATCAAGGGCAGCGGTGATCAGCAGTCCTTTCGTCAGCAGCTGACCGGTAGCTCCCTGACCTGGACGGGCGGCAACTGGTATCTCGCCATGGGCGCCGGTTATTACACGGATTTTGTGCCTGATCCGGCGGGCGGGCTCGAGAATTACTTTGCAAGCGATGCCTATGGAGTCGAATACATCGCCCGCTATAGCTTTCAGATCGATCACGACTGGGTGCAGAGCATCAAGCCCTTTGTGGCCGGTGACCGCCTGAAACGGCTAGGCAGTGCCGATTCCCAGACCAACCATCAGGTGCTGGGGGTCACCACCCAGTTCAATCACGGCTTCCGGCTGGATCTTGAGCGCATCTTTGCCAATACCTCGGACAGTGAGCCCGATTCAGTGCTGGCCAGGCTGCGCTACGACTTTTGATGACGGCGTCAGGGGCTTCCAGAGCAGCGATGAAGTTCTGATCGACGTCGCGGGCCGTTAACCACATGTCCGAAAACGGCCAGTGATGTGATCCCGGACAGGATATATTGGGGGGCATGAACCTTGCTCCCGATCTCTGCTATCAGGCCCTGAGCTCCCGCGATCGCCGCTTTGACGGCCAGTTCGTCGTTGGGGTGACCTCGACCGGCATCTACTGTCGGCCGGTCTGTCGCGTACGCTGTCCAAAATTTGATCACTGCCGTTTTTTCATGCACCCGGCGGCGGCCGAGCAGGCCGGCTTTCGTCCCTGCTTGCGCTGTCGGCCTGAACTGGCACCGGGGCTTTCGATGATGGAT contains:
- a CDS encoding porin, which translates into the protein MNIARGRRALLAATGGLMLSQAGAAKAEVTLLSPAEQPRTALERVEVKVGGSIRPQYFNEMGGGDDGSYKHRGYDGGTRFRLHVNYHLSDDLTLLSYGELGVNTAKAMGWHDHYDRESADSATNRRQVYFGFESDRYGRFTAGKQNSVYYDTVGVSTDVWDYNQFAQAPGVGVDGSYDGSYRARKSLRYSNGTEDFTLFAGWLFPDDDLHLDGPYDYRRRSGGSLGFRWRLTDDLTLGAAYANTSAEIKGSGDQQSFRQQLTGSSLTWTGGNWYLAMGAGYYTDFVPDPAGGLENYFASDAYGVEYIARYSFQIDHDWVQSIKPFVAGDRLKRLGSADSQTNHQVLGVTTQFNHGFRLDLERIFANTSDSEPDSVLARLRYDF